The sequence ACGTCTTTGGTGATCACATTCCCTGCTTGATCCACGGCTGACTCAAAGAAGTCTTCTACCCGATCTTCCACTTCTTCTGCCTGTATTTTTGAGACAAAAcactaattaatttttatccaCCTTCTAGTGTgctgaagaaaaaattatctgatttcattttcatgttttacATATAATAATTGAAGTACCTTGTCAATTAGCTGGTCTGCAAGGTGAGCATCTTTGGCTGCTTCTTTGGCTATACTTTCAACTGCTTCAAGTGCATCCTTAAGCTTTCCATCAGGAAGATGATCACCTATATCATCTGCCACTTCCTCCACTTTCTCAGCTACCTGCTCTACCACCTCCACCACTGCCTCAACTGTGTCTACAATCATGTCCACCTCCTCTGCACaatcaaaacccaattcaatttttctgaTGAGAAAAACGAAAATACATTCAAGATATGCAACAACACAACTACGATTCGAACCCAGAACCTCTTCCAATAGGGTAAACTAGAATATTACTCACTTTTCAATGCTAGCAAGGGCGCCCATTTGTTCCTCCAAAAGGGTATAATTACTGATAATACTATCCCTATCATCCATCCTTTCCTGTTTATAATAATTtgcaaaaagttaaaaaagagTATAAATGAATATTCATTTATATAGATTATAGAGCATTGAAAGGTCTGATCTGATTGCTAATTACCAGGAGTGTGAAGGGCCTGAAGCTCCAGGTAATGGAGAACTATTGCACATAATCTTATTCCTACATGGCTGCCTGCTAAAAACATTCCTCTGCCCTATTGTGAGAGACAAAAATTCATGGTTGGTTCTGAAACCTTGTTGGAATTTCAATGTTGCTGATGAGAAATGCTGAAACACTCCAGGATGCTTGACGAAAAGGCGGCTACTCGACCGGCAAAGATCAACCGATGTGATTGTTGACAtgggttcttcttgatcgACCTCCAATTAActgtccaaaaataaaattttgaattttgttaatGAGAGTTTTTGCTTTGATAGTAGTATATTTATAGACTATCTGGGTTCAATGTGAAGATTAGTCAAGGAAGCACGTTCCATGAAAGGGTTCAATATGAATATTGTAATCGTAAGCATTTTCTTAATGGATTTGGTGCAATGGATAATTGCATATGCATGACAATAGGAAAGTACGAAACAGATGACTTGTTCTCCATGGTCAACTAGGAGTTTTTCTTTGACAGTATTTTGTTTAAAGCCACGTgggaaattatatattaataatctctgatataaataatatttcctTCGTCATAGGTTCGAGTGATGTTGAAGACCTTACAGgaattaattacaaattaatgCTTGGCTTGAAGCATAattaatccaatccaattccaAGTCCAGCTAGAGGCTGACAGCGATGAATAATTCATCATGAATTGATAGCTTTTGGAAAGTCATGTTGAAACAACTTGCTTTTACTCAAGGACAAAACATTGGTAAACCAACGTTTCCAACttgttaaattaaaaaaaaaaaaaaacacgttTTATATATAGCCCTAATATTCAACACTGTTATAAAATACCCTGAAATATGTGCAGTATTTTGAGCTgtacgtaaagtagatgagacacagcatttaacgaggttcggctatgcctacgtcctcggagagcagcagcagtaactttttcactaaataaaatgatatggctacaactttagtgtttacaacatatgtggctcactgaattttctctctaggaaaatttctctctgctttctcttctctcttttctttttttttcttcttctttctttctttccgtttctcttcttatttataggctgagaaaatcactattcatcactattcatcactattcgtgacagacaaactctatcaaagccgccaaatgaacagtaatgaatagtagatcactattcacccgtgacagacaaaccctatcaaagccgccaaatgaacagtaatgaatagtaatgaacagtaatgaatagtagtgggctccacaccaatacttttacaacactcccccttggagaccacatgtccctagattggttgcttCATTCAAACcttgcttgaaaaaaaaacccagtgggaaaatctatgcgaaggaaaaagagtacaacgtgcatatgtcctatgttagaggactcttgaatgctccccctgattttgcatgctccaacttgattgcttgcagagttgtcgtaatccgatgccatgcactaacttttggaAAGTATATNNNNNNNNNNCGACGGCCTtcttgtgaaccacggcgagcctgcttttcttcctccagcaaagcaactgctatgccaagttgctcatctagttctctctgcgccctttttcttgcagctcgtctacgcattctttctctagtttctctctcttgcctctccaaaacctcttccatgtctgccattgagaatggagaatgaaatctaaaatttgagaaatggaaatgtagagaagaattggtgtgggaggtatgagctgaacctctgattttatagaaaaatgtacacagatagatatgacacgcggcgcaatcttagagggtgaaaatcttatctgaaatttgaaattcaaatgaaatttcaaatttcaaatttatctgaaatttgaatttcaaaatgtatctgaaatttgacattttgaatttatctgaaatttgaattttgaaatgtatctgaaatttgaaatttatttgaaatttatctgaaatttgaaaccgaaaatcttatccgatatgaatagtattgacacgtaggaacccaaaaatcttatccgaaaaaattatccaaattaattatttaagtaaacaaaattgtgaaaaaaaacaaaaaaatgaatagtaattgccatggcaagcccctaactgctggaaacacattttgctggagggGACTAGgccagccactattcacgtgaatagtggctgccctagggctaatcttgccatggcaaggggcaactggtggaaatgctcttaggAGCCCCAAGGAGGTAGAGCTCAATTTAAGGCCTCCGTTGGGGATGGCCTTACAATAAAATATCCCTTTCATTTTATGCGTGCGAATATTTTtatgagtaatgctacacttattacattttaattatatatttctatatcacatgatgtggcatgtaCATATCATATATcacattaattaaatcaacaaagtatattttaattaagaaaattagaaaaataaatattagaataaagcatgaaagaaaagaaaattgttaaataattttaattgatgtgaatGTCCACCTCAGCTGTCACATAAGGTGGTATGAGAATGTgatatacaaatgtggtaaaaGTAGaatattctttcaattttagtttttagttttcattttttgtgctagagtatagaggaaaatgaaagtgaaaataGGAGTGActatgagattgagagagagaggatgagagagGAGGGGAGGATGGAGGgatgagtaacaaaagtgaaaacaattttaaataaatttttgttttcacttttgttactcattTCTCCCATCCTCCCTTCTCATATTCCTCAATTCTAtcttcactctcattctcattttcattctccttctttttcctctatcacaaaaaatgaaaactaaaaataaaaatcgaaACGATTATCAAACTGGCCCTAAATATGCCAAATGACATGTAAAAAGGTTCCTCACTTTTTGGTGCAAAAGAAATTATTCAAAGCAATTGGCAATTTTGGcattgcattaaaaaaaatacaatttattgCAAATTATTTGATGAGTGATCTACAGAGAAATTGACAAGTTATTGCTAAGGTGAGTGGAAGTTGATCAATCAATATAGTGGTAAAGTGTTGTCAAGACTTCTTCTCACCCTCCCCTTTTACAGAATCAACATCTGACCCATTAGTTAGTGCCTTCTCAACCTCTTCCTCCACTTCCTCAACCTgcaattaaaatatatgaaaaggaaaaaagaatccaaatttaattaattaattaattacaatttgtAAAGTTAATTATGGAGTTACTAATTCACCTTGTGGATGACATCCTTGGCTAGCTCAGCCTTTTTGACTGCATCTTCAGCTAGATGTTCAACGGACTCCACAGCTTCTCTGAGCTTAGCATCCTCAGGAAGCTTGTCTTCTACCTGCTCAGCCACCTTCTCTACTTCCTCAGCCAACTCTTCCACCACCTCTGTCACAGATTCCACTGTGTCTACTGCCATGTCCACCTTGCCTGATTTAATCATACTTAGGAATTAATAACTTTAGAGAATAATTTTAATCATAACAATTATTAAGAACTTGAAAGTGTACTTTTAAGGGCCAGCAAGGGTCCCCATTTGTGTCTCAAAGAAGGTATTATTATTGACAGCATTAATCCCACAATCCAGTTTTTCCTGCACAGAAAGGCAAAAATAATAGTAAACTGATGATCAAAGAGCTGCTGATGATTTCTGTTGCCTGCCACTAACAATTAACAGactaaacacaaaaacaaaacaaacaaaaaataattaattaacctcACCAAGTAGATAATGGAGATTTATCTGCAGGACTTTGAGTTTCTGGTGGAGATTTTTCTGATGCCTGAGTCACCCTTCACTCCAGCCAATTTTTGGGACAATTTAGATAACTTTCAACTGAAGGATTGATGCATATAAAGATCATACTGAATTAATGGTGTATTAGTGAAGCTTACTTGGTAATTAGCTGTCTGTGATGAGCTCTAATCAATTGATGATCATATGGGAATTTGGTGAATGATGATCTTTGATAAGCCAACATGGGATGCTGCTGATCAGAAGTCAAAGGCAGGCTATGCAAAGTGGCATGGGGGACTTGGAGCTTTGTTTTTTGGCTATGGAGGGTGGACATGGGAGGGTGGAAGCCATTGATGGTTGCCATTAGATCAAATGGGAAGCAATTTCTACAACTTCAAGGCCAAAAACAGAactgagaaaagaaaatagaaatgaaaatgggggttttttttttcaaagggCTTTGCTTATTTGATGCCAGGCCCCTACTAAGACTAGGAAGTGGCACTATACTGTGAATTGGACGCATGTGCAGGTAGCTAAATAAATGAGGATGGAAaatttaagagatatttagtcatacagagagcttctattgaggggtctctcaaataagtttatttgagtgaCACCTCTTGTAGGCTCCATttcggattgtatttcactaatcaaaccatttattttgtagatactcattcaaagatcatctctacaaaaaatcacttgaatccgatatcatttaaccactcaattaagttattgaaattttagcattttcttaaagcaccgtgttcattgattttgtaagacacaattggatgtcaaaacggtttccgatttgtctaattttttgtaaggatgatatatgaatgaagacctaaaaaatagatggtttggatcattgggaaaaaaattgtagggtaccttaaagggcgtccctcaaataattttatttgagggatctttcaatagaaggggactgttTAGTCATATATCAATTCTTAacactaataatatagataaattctacaccatttaatttctataaacaaaatccaaaaaatgacagctaactctattgaatttaattttgattattaaattactttgatgccctattgagtgttttgaattttttaatgaggttttggggttggttttgttttaagaaatcaatggtagtttagtaatttaaaagaagttaaaagcctttttgttatgttgtaaatgggctttgggtgtgtttctaaagtccatttcgtatagattttttttttataatttaggctcctatatgggtataatagtgaatctctcAAAATTTAATTGCCTTTATCGACCAACAGGAAAACACATGTTCTAATCATTaacatagaaaaataaaacaaacaaataaaaaaagagttcattttcccactcctttttttttttccacttacactcctttttttgttaatagtaaaaagtattaaaataaaataaaatggaatgTAAGCGAACAAAAGGAAAGCGGGAAAATTACCActcacaaaaacaagaaaaaaaaaacatagaaaacaCATGTTAGTACAAATCATCTTTTACTAGACAAGAAAATCTTCTGTGAATGATAAGATACTCTAGAAAATCTTCGTGAATTATAAGATACCCTCAAGGCCAATAGAGCTAGTCtaatgaaaaaaaactttgACTTACAAATTAGTGGTGACTGAAGGCACATTATTTTTGGCCAGAAGTgtaaaacaactaaaaaaatatttaataaaataaaataatggcaATGGGATAACCActgtgttattttttttatttttggggatAACTATAActaatagaaaattttaaaattttaaaaaaaattgtaaggTCTCTGTCGCCATAATTGATCTCCAACTGCAATCATCGAatttcattatcttttttacaTCGTTTATGTCGTGCAGGGATAAATCATAATCATATCCCATAGTGTCTTCCACAAGATATAGAGAGATGATTTGCAAATGTCCCCAAATGATTTACAGCGAGACAGAGAAAACTATGGATAGGGACCCATAGATcagaaaattgaatatataagGCCCCAGGTCCGTAATATTTAGGTCCACTGTATTTTCAgtccaaaaaatgaaaaagaaagaagtacactatatttatattattttaattggtCAAAAATGGATTGGGTAAGTCATGTGTCGTGTGGGAAATGATAAAGTAGTGCTAGTAAAGGCGGTGCTCACATTTAAATGAACGATCTAGAAGCTGGCCGGCAAGGGTTTAGCTCAATAAAAAAGGGTCTTGACTTTTAGATTAATGGTCTGAGATTCGTATTTCTATGCCACCTTGACATTATGCGTGAGAGAAAACCCCCTTCTCAAATATTACttgtataaatttaaaaaatgcaGGATCCAGAAGCTTTgtctttgtttcctttttttatataatttttgtcatctaagttttttttgtgATTTGTGATAGGAATGAAAGTCAAACAATACCAACATCAAGTTTAAGTTGGTCTAATAACAAATAATGAATACATTCTGTTATATCTAACTGTAATTTGTAAACACCAGTTCAGATTTCGTATCTGTTttgtaaaaaattgaattcattttgttgttgttttttttacaGTTAGATATAACAGAATGATAAGTTAGTTCATCTCTGATTTGAacatcaaatatatatcaCTGAAATTTCTTCTCTACTGGTACAATATTTGGTTCATCAGCAACAACTTTGGTCAAGTCTCCTGCTTTATCCATGGCTGACTCAAAAAAGTTTTCCACCCGATCTTCCACTTCTTCTGCctgcattttttttacagaAAACATAATTAGCTCCTGATGAAATTGAACTAATTTCATATGTGTGTGTggagaaaattaattatctaagttttatatgttatataaactttaaataacCTTCTCAATCAGCTGGTCTGCAAGATGAGCATCTTTGGCTGCTTCTCTGGCTAAACTTTCAACTAAATCAGCTGCAACCTTGAGCTTTCCATCAGGAAGACGATCACCTATTTCATCCGCCACTTCCTCCACTTTCTCAGCTACCTGTTCTACCACCTCCACCACTGCTTCAACATTGTCTACAATCATGTCCACCTCCTCTACACAATTGAAACGAAATTCGATTTTTCTGATGAGAAAGAAGTCATAAATATAGTCATGAAAGGTAATTTTCAGATTCAATGACACAAACAAGTCTTGTGCATGAGATTTGAACTTGGGACCTCCTCCACTTTAACAAGagtaaatttgaaaacttaCTTTTCAATTGTAGCAAGGGCCCCCATTTGTGCCTCCAAAAGGGTATAATTACTGAGAATACCATCCCAATCATCCAGCTTCTCCTGTTTACATGATTAAATAATTTACAGTTTTTATTATACTacttgaagaaaaagggaagaagatCAAATGAATTCATGAAGGTCTGATTGCTAATTACAAAGAGTGTGAAGGGGCTCCAGAAGGACTTTGAACTTCAGGTGATGGAGAACTATTGCACACAATCTTATTCCTACATGGTTGGCTGCTAAGAGTTCTCCTCTGTCCTATTGTGAGAGACAACAATGCATGGTTGGTTCTGAAACCTTGTTGGCATTTCCATGTTGACGATGATGAAAAATGTTGAACTGCTCCAGGTCCAGGATGCTTAGCAAAAAGGCGAGGACTGCTCGTCCATCGGCTAAGATGAATCGATGATACGATTGCTGACATTCGTTATTCTTGATCAAATCCTCCAATTGACAGAACTTCCAAAAGTGCCTTATATCAATctccaaattttttcaaaaatgatGGATGCTTTGCTGAGGTTTTGCTGTTTTGGTGGTGGTATATATAGCCTACTGGGTTCAAATGTGAAGAATATAGTCTTGGAAAGTATGAAGAAATTGTCCACATTTTCTTAATGTATTTGGTATGTGCATTTGGATATGCATGAGCAGATGACTTGTTCTATGTACAATCCCCATGGTCAACTAcgagttttcttttttccttttcatttcaaGCCAACGCGCTTAATTGTTATTGAAGATTTGAGCTTCAAATCCGTTTGGTTGAGTTGAAAACATCAGCTAAATGTTTTATCACAGTTAGCTAGCCAATGACAACAATTTTTAAGAAGTAGCTCATCTGATTCTTGAAAATCCCCTTCACGGATCTACAACGGAAAAAAAACTGGTCATTTCTTTACTTCACAGCAGATTATTCTTACAACTAATTTATCTCATAACTTATAACTTCCACATGCAATATGAAATATCTAGAGGTGTGTGACTATATGtttgtatgaaattgaaaGGAAGGTAAGCATATACTGCTGTTTGTGCAAATTTCCTCCGAGGAGAATATTCGGGGATGATCCTTTTCACACTCTTCCTCTATTCACCTTGGCACAAGTGTTGGGATAGAGATGCTTTAAGGTATAGAGATATGTTAAAATAACaaacatattattattgtttctttGAAAAAGGAGCGGTGGCACATGCCCTACGAGCTTTACCAACCCTattatgttaattaattacaaataatCTTTGGGTTGATCCTTTAATCCAATACAATATACCAAGGCCAGCTAGACACTGATAGGGATGAAGCCTTGGAAGGGCCGGTAGAAACAATTTGATATTACGCAAggacaaaacaacaaacaaaagaaacacgTTTTCTGGCcaactatatatatgttaGAATATTAGACCAATTGTTTAATAtgacattaaaacaaaaggtGTAATGATAATGTTCACTTGTTGCACACCAATTGTTTAATTGATCCactttctttaattaataCATGTTGGGAGTtcagttgagagagagagagagagagagagagagagagagagagagagaagagggggTGGTGTTGAAGAGGGAGGATGGGAATACATATTACAATAATCTAGGAataatttgatttcattgGAGTGTCAATATTGTCAATGATAAAACAGGAACCTTTGAATTCTTAGGGTGAAAATTTTCATATGCATATATGAGGGTAAGTCTAAGTAAGTTGAAACCAAGGGataagaagaaagaattgaCAAAATGAGAAATATCTGTGTGCGTAATTcgtattttttattattatgttcatATGGTATAATTTGTGTGCTTGTTGTAATATGAGTAGATGACAGAGTTAAGATTTCCCATTAATAAATATCcacttatattattataacatGTGAACGAGTTATATCACGTGATCATGATTCATATATACTATTTCCTCAAAGAGAATAAGGAGAgattaataaataatgatataaaaggagagaaattGAATGTAACCACTCCCAAACTCTATTTCCTCATCCTTTCTTTGGTGGTGCAAAATAAGGTCGCTCTTAAGTTcataatttgtttatatgaTGCATTAATAACACCAATTGCCGATAAGATGCAGTAATTATTTCACCAATAGAACTTGATAATCTATTagaaaagaataaatattAATGAATACAATTTTACAGAAGCAGTTAGAGATGACAGAATTATAGGTATCCTGTTCATCTCTGATTGGAaaatctcatatatatatcactggattttcttttctacttGTACATTTTGTTCATCACCAACGTCTTTGGTGATCACATTCCCTGCTTGATCCACGGCTGACTCAAAGAAGTCTTCTACCCGATCTTCCACTTCTTCTGCCTGTATTTTTGAGACAAAAcactaattaatttttatccaCCTTCTAGTGTgctgaagaaaaaattatctgatttcattttcatgttttacATATAATAATTGAAGTACCTTGTCAATTAGCTGGTCTGCAAGGTGAGCATCTTTGGCTGCTTCTTTGGCTATACTTTCAACTGCTTCAAGTGCATCCTTAAGCTTTCCATCAGGAAGATGATCACCTATATCATCTGCCACTTCCTCCACTTTCTCAGCTACCTGCTCTACCACCTCCACCACTGCCTCAACTGTGTCTACAATCATGTCCACCTCCTCTGCACaatcaaaacccaattcaatttttctgaTGAGAAAAACGAAAATACATTCAAGATATGCAACAACACAACTACGATTCGAACCCAGAACCTCTTCCAATAGGGTAAACTAGAATATTACTCACTTTTCAATGCTAGCAAGGGCGCCCATTTGTTCCTCCAAAAGGGTATAATTACTGATAATACTATCCCTATCATCCATCCTTTCCTGTTTATAATAATTtgcaaaaagttaaaaaagagTATAAATGAATATTCATTTATATAGATTATAGAGCATTGAAAGGTCTGATCTGATTGCTAATTACCAGGAGTGTGAAGGGCCTGAAGCTCCAGGTAATGGAGAACTATTGCACATAATCTTATTCCTACATGGCTGCCTGCTAAAAACATTCCTCTGCCCTATTGTGAGAGACAAAAATTCATGGTTGGTTCTGAAACCTTGTTGGAATTTCAATGTTGCTGATGAGAAATGCTGAAACACTCCAGGATGCTTGACGAAAAGGCGGCTACTCGACCGGCAAAGATCAACCGATGTGATTGTTGACAtgggttcttcttgatcgACCTCCAATTAActgtccaaaaataaaattttgaattttgttaatGAGAGTTTTTGCTTTGATAGTAGTATATTTATAGACTATCTGGGTTCAATGTGAAGATTAGTCAAGGAAGCACGTTCCATGAAAGGGTTCAATATGAATATTGTAATCGTAAGCATTTTCTTAATGGATTTGGTGCAATGGATAATTGCATATGCATGACAATAGGAAAGTACGAAACAGATGACTTGTTCTCCATGGTCAACTAGGAGTTTTTCTTTGACAGTATTTTGTTTAAAGCCACGTgggaaattatatattaataatctctgatataaataatatttcctTCGTCATAGGTTCGAGTGATGTTGAAGACCTTACAGgaattaattacaaattaatgCTTGGCTTGAAGCATAattaatccaatccaattccaAGTCCAGCTAGAGGCTGACAGCGATGAATAATTCATCATGAATTGATAGCTTTTGGAAAGTCATGTTGAAACAACTTGCTTTTACTCAAGGACAAAACATTGGTAAACCAACGTTTCCAACttgttaaattaaaaaaaaaaaaaaacacgttTTATATATAGCCCTAATATTCAACACTGTTATAAAATACCCTGAAATATGTGCAGTATTTTGAGCTgtacgtaaagtagatgagacacagcatttaacgaggttcggctatgcctacgtcctcgaagagcagcagcagtaactttttcactaaataaaatgatatggctacaactttagtgtttacaacatatgtggctcactgaagtttctctctaggaaaatttctctctgttttctcttctctcttttctttcctcttttttttcttcttcttctttccgtttctcttcttatttataggctgagaaaatcactattcatcactattcacccgtgacagacaaactctatcaaagccgccaaatgaacagtaatgaatagtagtgggctccacaccaatacttttacaacactcccccttggagaccacatgtccctagattggttgcttCATTCAAAccttgcttgaaaaaacccagtgggaaaatctatgtgaaggaaaaagagtacaacgtgcatatgtcctatgttagaggactcttgaatgctccccctgattttgcatgctccaacttgattgcttgcagagttgtcgtaatccgatgccatgcactaacttttggaaagtatatttcggcaatgatttagtgaagagatctgccaggttatcacttgagcggatttgtccgactttgatttcttgactcttctggagctcatgtgtatagaaaaactttggtgatatgtgttTGGTCCTGTCACCTTTGATATATCCTCCtgtgatctgagcaatacaagctgcattgtcctcattcaaaattgttggagtgtctgttgttgagggtagggcacatgtgcttcggatgtgatggattaccgaccttaaccaaacgcattcacgactggcttcatggagggcaagtatttctgagtgattggaagatgtggccactaatgtttgttttgttgaccGCCATGAGATcgcagttcctccacatgtaaatacatacccagtctgtgatcgtccttgatgtggatcagagatatatcctgcatcagcataaccaataatactctgggcgttggtcgattcactggaatagaataaccccatgtctgttgtcccacgaaggtatcgtagaacatgtttgatgccggtccaGTGTCGCCATGTTGGAGCAAAACTGTACCTTGCTAACAGATTGACTGAGAATGATATGTCTAGtctggtacattgtgctaggtacaataaagcacctatggcactaagatatggtacttctggaccaaggaccatttcatcatccccttttggacgatatgggtctttcttagtgtcaagcgatcgaacgaccattggagtgctaagtggatgggctttatccatgccaaaccgtttcaatactttctcagtataagcaataatctcgttggcataatgctcgatctttcagtcgagacaaatatttctggaactcttgagaagctttaatgtgtttgcaaacatattaatgtactcactgaggcaatttaggcatattagtattgagtatGGATTTTATGCTTTAGGCatatgtcattcagggacttgcttcatgcaatttcaatcctttcaaggattttgtttaaagggattaaactttatgacacatta comes from Prunus dulcis chromosome 6, ALMONDv2, whole genome shotgun sequence and encodes:
- the LOC117632259 gene encoding uncharacterized protein LOC117632259, with amino-acid sequence MSAIVSSIHLSRWTSSPRLFAKHPGPGAVQHFSSSSTWKCQQGFRTNHALLSLTIGQRRTLSSQPCRNKIVCNSSPSPEVQSPSGAPSHSLRSWMIGMVFSVIIPFWRHKWGPLLQLKKEVDMIVDNVEAVVEVVEQVAEKVEEVADEIGDRLPDGKLKVAADLVESLAREAAKDAHLADQLIEKAEEVEDRVENFFESAMDKAGDLTKVVADEPNIVPVEKKFQ
- the LOC117632375 gene encoding uncharacterized protein LOC117632375 encodes the protein MSTITSVDLCRSSSRLFVKHPGVFQHFSSATLKFQQGFRTNHEFLSLTIGQRNVFSRQPCRNKIMCNSSPLPGASGPSHSWKGWMIGIVLSVIIPFWRNKWAPLLALKKEVDMIVDTVEAVVEVVEQVAEKVEEVADDIGDHLPDGKLKDALEAVESIAKEAAKDAHLADQLIDKAEEVEDRVEDFFESAVDQAGNVITKDVGDEQNVQVEKKIQ
- the LOC117632372 gene encoding uncharacterized protein LOC117632372, which produces MSTITSVDLCRSSSRLFVKHPGVFQHFSSATLKFQQGFRTNHEFLSLTIGQRNVFSRQPCRNKIMCNSSPLPGASGPSHSWKGWMIGIVLSVIIPFWRNKWAPLLALKKEVDMIVDTVEAVVEVVEQVAEKVEEVADDIGDHLPDGKLKDALEAVESIAKEAAKDAHLADQLIDKAEEVEDRVEDFFESAVDQAGNVITKDVGDEQNVQVEKKIQ
- the LOC117632403 gene encoding uncharacterized protein LOC117632403, yielding MATINGFHPPMSTLHSQKTKLQVPHATLHSLPLTSDQQHPMLAYQRSSFTKFPYDHQLIRAHHRQLITKVTQASEKSPPETQSPADKSPLSTWKNWIVGLMLSIIIPSLRHKWGPLLALKSKVDMAVDTVESVTEVVEELAEEVEKVAEQVEDKLPEDAKLREAVESVEHLAEDAVKKAELAKDVIHKVN